ACCAAATTTGACGCAGCCAGAGGAAGCTTTTGATGAAATTCGTCTCAAAAGTTCCCGGGATCCGGCGGCACGAGGAACTTCCCTTCCCAAGGGCTTAAAAAATGGCCTACTGCTGGCGATAGCGTTGGAGGGTATCCTCAATATATTCTAATTTTATTCCAGCGCTGGCGAGCATCGTCTCGCTTTCCGCCCCGTCATGGTATTTGCCTTGGCTTAAAACACGGGTAATGCCCACTCCGATGATGAGCATGGCGCACGTTCGGCAGGGGGTCATTTTGCAATAGAGGGTGGTATCCTGGAGGGAGATACCTTGTCGGGCCGCCTGAAGAATGGCATTCTGTTCGGCATGCAGGGTGCGGACGCAATGCCAGCTCTCCCTCCCATCCTCATGGACCACCTTCTTCATCTGGTGCCCCACTTCATCGCAGTGTTTCATCCCGGGAGGGGATCCCACGTAACCTGTTGTGAGGATATGTTTCCCCCTCACGATCACGCAACCGCTTCGCCCCCGGTCACAGGTCGCGCGTTTGGCCACGACCCTAGTCATCTCCATGAAATACTCGTCCCAGGAGGGGCGGCGATGGAAATAATTTAGCTTGTCTAGGAAGGATGAAATTTCCTGATAGAAGTCCTCAAATGTCCCATTATTGAGCACCACGAAATCGGCCATTTCCTTTACCGCCAGTAATTGTTGCCCGGCGCTGTCGGGGTTAGTATATTCCCGCTCTTCCATCTGCTTGAAATCATCGAAATTTTGTGGATCGTTTTCCCGGTTACGTAGGCGAGCCCTCTCAAAACGCGCCTGAATATCGGCGTCCACGAAGATGAGATAAAAATCCTTATTTTTTTTGAGCTCCTCCACTTCGGCCGGATTGCGGATGGACGCAAAGGAATAGTTTCCACCCGGATCGATGTCGGCCAGCGCCCGTTTGGCGAGGACAGCGTTTCCCTCTTTCTGGCGCAGATCAGTTCCGAGGGTAATCAGACCCTCCCGCGTGATGGGAATTCCCAAGACATTCGATTCCTTGCGCAATTCATCAGAGAGGGAACGGCGGACAAACCCTTTTCGTTCAAGAAACTCGGCGAGCGTATCCTTCCCCGCGGCATAAAATCCGGTGATGCCCATTAACATGCGTTTCCCCCCACCCTTCCTTACGTCGAAAGAGACATAAAAACCATGCTCATTTTAGGCCCGTGCTCCCGAATCCCTTGTCCCCTCGGATGGTAGTATCCAATTGGGTGACTTCTTCAATCTCCGGGTGGGCGATGGGTTGGATGAGAAGTTGGGCGACTTTTTGGCCCTTTTCGAGGGTAATGGGTTCCTTTCCATGATTGATCACCACGATCTTTATTTCCCCCCGGTAGGTTTCGTCCAAAACTCCCCCCATGACGTGAAGCCCGTTCTTCAACGGGGGCCCCGATTTGTCCCAAATCAGCCCCACGTGACCTGGAGGGAGAGCCAAGGCAATGCCCGTGGAAACAGCCATTCGTTCCCCGGGTTGGATAACGTATTCGTCATTCGCATACAGGTCCATCCCCGCGTCTCCGGGGATGGCATACTTGGGTAGGATGGCGTCGGGGTGGAGTTTCTTAATGCGCAGGTGCATCCCAGGGCAAGGTTATTAATCAATAAAAACGTTCGGGTTAGATGAAAAGAAATAATATGCCAAGAATTAGCCCTTTTCTTGGTGGAATAATAGTAAAAAGGCCTTATCAATATTCAGAATTGACAGTGAATGATAAACGAAGATTAGACACAATGTATGTTCGCGTAGGAAGATATCGTAGAAAAGAATTAATAACTGATAAAGAGGCCGCTAACGTTTACACCTTTGCCAAAAACTACTATATTAAGCATGGAAAGATACCTACAATGGAAGAATTACGCGTGGTATTTCCATTCCTAAATAACGCTTGGCAAATAATTTTTCGCAAACGTGAAAAGATATAGTAAACTACCCCCCAATCAATGGATAGCCATTCAATTGGGGGATAAAAGAAAGTAGGTTGCCCTATTTCCCCAACACATGTCGGTCGTGGACACTAGTATACGTGTGCACCTCTTCCGGGGTGAACCATAGGGGAATTTCGCGCTGGGCGTCTTCCTGGGAGGAGGAGGCGTGCACGAGGTTGCGAATGACCTGATCGTGGACGTCTGCGTACGCGAAACTTTGGTGCGTGAAGTCTCCTCGGATGGTTCCAGGGAGAGCGGATTTGGGTTCGGTGGGCCCGATCATTTTCCTCACTTGGTCGATGGCATGAATACCTTCCACCACGATTGCCAATACCGGTCCCTCCGTGAGAAAGCGCACGTTCTGGTCGAACACCTTTTCCCCGCGGCGCTGTGCCACGTCTGCGTAATGGGCGGCGGCGTGGTCCTTGTCCACCCACACCATTTTGCACCCTACTATCTTCAATCCCACATCCTCGAACCGGCATAGTATACGTCCCATGAGCCCGCGTTGAACGGTATCGGGTTTTAACAAAATGAGGGATCGTTCCAACACAGAATCAACTCGACACTTCTTCTTTCTTCTTGGCCTTTTCGTGCTGTCGTTGGGCAATGTTGGCGGCTTTGGTCTTGGCGAATTCTTTGGTCCACCGGGTTTTCCGGGGCTGGCGTTTTAGTTTAATCATGTTGGTCTCGCACTTCCGAGAGCAGAAGCTGAACACTTGGCCGGTTTTCTTCACGAATAAGAGGCCGGTTCCCTTGGCAATTTTGTTCCCGCAGAAAGTGCAATCCATCCCCTTTCCCTTCCTTCACCGCGCGCGGATCTCCTTGGCCTCGCGCTCCGTATTCAACAATACCAACACGTCCCCTTTCTTGAGGTTGCCTTTCACATTTCTTCGTTTTACGCGCCCTTTTTCGGGGCCGTCCAAAATCTTGCATAGGACTTGAGTTATCTCGCCATGCACGCCCGTGCGTTTGACTATTTCCACGACTTCCGCGGGGGTTCCCATTTCACTCATAAACCATCACCTATTTGGCCAATTCCATCAGTTTTTTAGCAAGGGTTTCTAGTTCATTCTGCGCATCCCCGGGTTCCACCACCGCAACGGCAGCCGTCCCTACTCCCAACCCTGATTTTTCTCCCAGCTCCTTCTTGGATCCCATGAAGGAATAGGGGATTTTTTTCTCCTTGCAGAGCAAGGGCAGATGCATCGTCAACTCTTTTGGATTGACATCCTGGGCAATCACCACCAACTTTGCCTGGTCGCGCTCGATGGCCTTGGTGACTTCATTGACCCCGATGCGAAGCTTCCCATTCTTTTTCCGGAGTTCGGATAGGAATTCCCCCTGCTGTTCCTGCAGGGCCTTGGGGACGTCAAATACAGTACTCATGCTCAACCACCTCACCCTCGCGGGTTCATCGGCGAAAAAATCGCCTGTTTCTAACCTAAAGCCCCGGGAAAGGGCTTATAAATGGAGGCCTAGCGGCGGCGATGAGGCCATCGGGGAATGATCCTCCTAAAGCGTGATGGGGGACGGACAGATTTTTTTTGGGTATTCTTTCCGCGAGGATGGAGAGCCAAATCCACTAGAAACTGAGGGGATTGCCCGCGGACATATTCCACATCCCGGAGCTTAAATTTCTGTGAAATAAAAGAAGCCGGATCTTCGCCACGGCCTACCTTGACTAAAACACCTATCCCACACTTCCGGAGCAACTGCGGGTCGGCATCGCTGATGGCCATGGTTGTTTTGGGATTGAATGACCAGCCCTTTCGCCCGAAATGCGATTTGATGGCCGGGATTTTTTCGACGGCCGGAATAGATGTGTGCGTTTCGCCCACGAAATATTCCAATCCACTCACTTTCCCAGCGCGAGCCCCGCGATCGAACGTTTGTTTCGATCCGACAACGGCATCCACTCTCAATCCGAACCGCCCACGAAGGTGGGCAGCTAATCGTTTCCCTAAAATGTCGGACGTTCCGGTGGTAAGGACGATTTTCACGCCTGGATTTTCCCTCTTGATCTGTTGAAGGGCGCCAATCACCCCCCAGTTGAATATACCTTCTCCGTAGGCACGATCAACTATTTCCTTCCAATCTCGTGCCGTCCATCCATGGCTCTTCTGAAGTTCATGCCCCCAATGTTTGACATCGGCAAAATTGGCTTTCCCAGATTTGACGCGCGCTTTCTGTTCAGCGTAAGCCTGCCGTGCCCCTTCGGGGCCAAGGATTTTTTCGAGCGCCCGATAAGGAGTTAGAACATCCAATAGAGTGTAATCAATATCCACTACAATGGTATCGATGCGCGGGGGGATTGAAGCTGTCTTCCTCTTCACGTAAAACAGGGCTGATTGAAGGGCATAGCTGCCCAATAGTTTAGCTTTCCCGAGTCCCATGCACTTTCATCGTGTGCCCCTTTTTGTACTTTTCTGCATTTTCCATGTTCCTCCACCTTTTCTGCCCAAATATGAGCGGGCTTTCACTGCTGAGTAAAAAACAGGGGCTGCCCATAATGCCATTCTTTGTTTTGAGCTTAAGCTAGAATAGGCTGAAATTCCTCTTTGGAATGCTCGTAACACACTCGGATTCACGAATGCATTTACTCTTTTTCGACCAAACATTTTACGTAATTGAAGAACCCCTTTCCATTGGCGAACCGCTTGTTTCCACGTTTCCCGGATTGAAGCAGGAGGGTGATAAACAACTCGAGCACTTGGAATTCGACGAACATTTTCAATACCTAATCGTAATGAAATAAACAAATCATCGTTTAGAATAGTAGATGGGATGTGGCCAATTTTAGGCACGGCTGATCCGCGCATCATCAAACACTTTCCGTCCAAATAGCGAAATCCGGCCACTTGATGGGGTATATCGGCTAAATTTTCAGATAGCTTCCTATTTCGCGATGCGTGTATAGAGGCACCCACCCCCTCCAATCTAATATTCGTCTTTAATTCGTTATACAGCCTGGCGAGGGCATAAGTGGAAATAGTAACATCTCCTGTAATGAGTGCTAAGGCAACCGATTTCGACGTCCATGCATGAGTTAAAATTGCATTTAGTGCCTCTGGTCGATTCGAAATGGATCGCTGTATAATAACAATATTTTCCTTCGGAATATTAAGTCGATGAATAGCTAAACGAATGGCTTCAACATTTTCTTTCAGCTTTTTTGAATTTGAATCATTGGCACAAACAATAATCCTTTTTTCTACTCCAACCAAATCAGCATTCCACACCGATGCAATAGTCTGCCCAATGAATTCTGGTTCACGATGCGTTGTAATCCCGATGACGAGCTGATGCATAACAGGAATTTAGTATGGGCCCCTATTAATTCTCCTATTTTTGGGGGATAGATGCGAAATTCAATAGCCGCTGGGGCAATATTTTCCTCAAATCTGCCGTTCGGATGCGCACGCTTTCCGTGAGCAATCCGATGTTGAACTCCGCCCACTCGTGGTCGAACACACTTTCGTCGAGGTAGATGGGTAAAGGAGTGGAAAACCAAAAAGGAGGAACGGCCCCGGGCTCGCACCCCGTTTTTTCCAATACGATTTCCTTGGAGGCCAATTTCACCTTCTTGAATTCCAAAATTTCCCCGAACCGTTTCAAATCCATCTTTAGGTCCGCGGCCAGCAATGCCAAAACCACCCCCCGCTCGGTTTCAAGAACCATGGCTTTCACCCCATTGTGCAATTCTCCTTTCCGCGCGGCCATGGCCTGCTGGGAGGTGTACACCGGCTCGTGAGTGAAATGCTCGAATGGGATATTTTGTTCCTTAAAAGTGCGGAGGATGGCATCGCGTTCGGATTGGCCCATAATTAAAATGGAAGCGATCTGGTTTTATTTGGCGTGCTTGACCTGGTGTAACGATTGCCGCAGTCGCTTGTCGGTTTCCAATATCTGACGCGCGAGATGCGTGTTCAAATCCACGAGCTCGTTATGCTTGTCCTGCAATCCATGCAGACAGCGGGTTATTTGTTGGTTGGAATAGCGAATCAAGTATACTGCCACAATCAAGGACATGAGGAATAATCCCACCGAGACGAATAGCGTTCCGATGGCCATAACAAGTCACTTCCGGATGGGGGCGGTTTGCCGCACCTCGGTCGACTCGCTCCCTTTTCGAACGTGTTTGATGGATTCGATTTCCCCGCGCAAGGACTTTTCATTCATGATAACTGTTTTGGTGAGACGGGCATTGAGTTTCATGAGCTCCAAATTCTTATCCCGGAGATGGGAGATGCTGCCCATGAGCTGTTGGTTGGAATACCGGATGAGATAGACAGCTACGATCAGCTGGACTATGAATAGGCCGACGGCCATCACCATTTCAGTCGTTACCATGCTGGGGTTTCCCTCTCGATAAGGCCAAGAATTCGGCCTATTAAAACATTACCCCGTTTGGGGCGTTCCTGAGGGGGAATATAGCACCGGTTTACTTTCAGATAGGGGGCGATGAAGGGAATTTTGGGGAGAGGATTTGGAAGGGCGGAGGCCTGGTGGGTATAATGGTGTCGGAACCAGATGAGCAGGGCGAGGAGCAGAATAACCCCTAATATGAGGAGCATAGTAAGTCCCTCCCGGGAAAGGAGAGGGGATTGCTGTTCGAGGGTGGCGAGCAATGCTCCCAATCGGGAGAGTCGGGTGGAGATGTCGATGAGCAAAGGCCCCAATGTTTCAAAATCCCCAGCCAGCAATTTTCCTTTGGCCTGGGCGAGATCCGATTGGATAGCCAATAGTTGTGTCCGCGCGTCCGCGATGTCGAATCCCCGGCGCTGCATATCATCAATGGTTTTTTCCAATTGGTCCGCGCGCCATTCCAAGTCCGCCAGAAGTTGAGCATAATATTCGTTGGGTGTTGTCACCCCAAAATGCACCGTTTTAGATTGAATGGTATTGTAAGCGTACACATTCACGTATACCGTATGGATCCCCACTCCCGCATGGAGGGGGATGAAGGGGGCATATTCCAGGGCACGGGTTTCCCCTGCGGAAAGGGATAGCGTCGTGGCCGAGCGACCATATTCCAATTGTTGCGCATCCACCACATACCAATCCACCCGCACGTTATCCTCCTGAAAATCCCCACTATTGAAAAGGTTGACCGTGAAGGGGTAGCTGAGGCCCAGGGCGCTCTTTTCCGAGGGGGCGGAAATGGTGAATGTCAGCGCGTGCTCGCCCCGCACGTCCATGTTCAAGTCATAGGTATCATACAGCACGACCCCGCTCGCGGAGCGGAGCTCCATGCGCAGGTGATGCATCCCAAATTCGATGGGGGTAAAGGCTGGGTCGACGAGGAAGAGGGTGGATTGGAAGGGTGACAGGTCGGAAATGGGTTTTTCCCCGGTAATCACATAGGAAGAGGGGGTTGTGATGGTATACCGGAGCAGGTAATCCGTGAAAAGCGTGGTGAGGTTCTGCACGCGGGCGTACATCCCGGAAGGAGCGCCTTTGGCGAGTTCGGGTTGGAAAAAAACCTCCAGGATTTGTGCGCGTTTGGCCACACTCGCTCCCCCACCACCTCCAGTGCCACCCCCACCGCCTCCACCGCTGCTCCCCCCGCTACCGCCCCCACTACTTCCCCCCCCGCCCCCCGAAGGAGATGCCAGCACCGTGAATGTCCCCGTATTGTCCCAGACGAAACGGTTGCCGCACGTGAAAAGGGAGGCCACGGTATATTCCCCCGCCGGAGAGGGGCCGAAAAAGGTTTTGACAAACTCCCCATTAGGTAATTGGGACATGCTCGCATTGGCATCCGCGATGGTTCCATCCGGGTAGTAGGTGGTGGTGTTGGCGTTGATGTCATAGACCGCATTTCCATCCGCATTGGTGATGGTGTTGCGGATGGTACCTAGCTCCCCAATGTTGAGGTCGAAGCCATTGTTGAGGAATGCGGTGGTCCAGGAGAGGGCACCCAAATAGACGTAGCCATTGATGTCCCCTTTGGCGCCCGATAGACCCTGGTACGCGGTGACTTGGAGAAAGTATTCCCCATTGAGATCAAAATTGAATGAATGGGTGTAGGTGCTGTCCCCGTTATTGGTGAAGTTCACATCCACGCTGGAGGCGTCGGGTTTTAGGATGGCGGCGAAGACATTGGCGTCTGAAACGGGGTGGCCGAATTGGATACCTTCTACCGAGGCGGTGATGAGGGTGTTTCCGGTGGCGGAAGGACACAAGGGGTAAGAGAGGGTGACAATGTATCCCGTTTCCAGGTTGGGAATCCACGTGACTCCCGTCGCGGCCCCGCTCACGGAGAGGGGAAGCATTAATCCCAAGAGGATCAGGAGGAGGAGATGGGTCAATCTCACATGCATGCGTAGCGGAGCGGGTTGGCGTTAATTAATGGTTTCCCCCTTGGGCGTGGGAAGGGTAGTCAATCCCACCCATTTGGCTCGCCCCAGAGCGGGCAGTATCTCTCCAAAAAGGGCCCGTTTTTAATCGGATTTATTTCCAAAAAATGTTCGTTTTTTTAATCAAGCCTTTTTTCTAAAAAAATTAAAAAAATTCGTTTTTTGATGAAACTTTTTTCTAAAAAGTTTCTTTTGATCAAACTTTTTACTAAAAAGGTTTCTGAAAAGTTTATTCTAAAAAAGCCGGTCCCTTAATCGGACACCGTGATGTTGAGGGTGACGTAGTTGTCCGCTGGGCGGAAGTATCCCATCGTGGCATACAACCCTTTGTGCTCATTGGACCATTTCGTGCTCAATTCACGAGGGGGGGCCGTGGGGTTGATCCCCACGACATACACTCCGGGTGGGGTGTCGTCTTTCACCGTGCCTTCAATAGTAACACGCGTCGCCCAGTCCTTGTCAAAAACAGGAAAAGTGGGTCCTAATAGGAAGTAGGGTTGCCCGGTCTTCTCCTCGCGGATGGTGATATCGAAATACTGGGCAGCGTCGCCATTGGGTACGAATTGTACTCCTACATAGTTCTGGATGTTCCACCCATTCGTGGCGAAAACAATTGCGGAGAAGGTGCGGCGGCCGCTATGGGAAATAGTATCGTGCTGCGTGTCGGGATACGTCCTGAGAGCGGAGTCCCCCCAGTAATTGAGCGATGGGTTGATCCACCCGATGAAGGCATAGTATTGGTTCACCACCGCGAGTTCAGTCCCTTGAAAATGGAATTCAGGTTGACTGTAATACGCGTGCCCCAAATTCCCTAACTGAAAAATATTCCCAACTTGCAAATCATAAGCCACTTCGGGAAAATCATAAGGAACGGGGGGCAATTGGGAGAAAATCTGTTCCTCGGAGGCGAGGTCGCAGCAGTCCAGGAAGAATTGTTTGGTTTCTTCCAAAGTTAGCCCCATATTCGCGGCCGCCTTCTCATAAATATCATATTTGTCGCGGTCCACCTTGAACACTTCCTTCAGGTAGCGCGCCTTCGACAGGGTAGCGGGGTCCACGCGCGGGCCGATAACTGAATTAGGAGAGGCGAATGAGGAGGCAGGGGGCACATTATTCGTCCCGGATTCGATATCGGGAGAAATAGGTTCCGCAGCCCCGGTTACGAGACCGGTGAACAGGGAGGTGGAAGAGACGAGGTAGAGGCCGATGCCCAGTACCGCAAGGATAGCGACGCCCAACACCCAGGGATTGGAGGACGGTTTCTTTTTGGTGGCGGATGGTTTGGGGGCCATAATGGGTTTTTCCTTGTTATTCGGAGTATGGGACTGAAATTAATAAACCCTTCCTCTTGGGGGGCATCAGCTGAAGTCGCTTCCCAGTTGTTGGGAGGCGTTGTGGTCGCCGGAGGAGACAAAGCTGTTGAAGTCCCCGGAATAGCACAACTGGGTGCTCGCGAATGGATCCAAAGCAGTGATCACTCTGGATCCGGCCGTCCAATTGGAGGAATTGAAATTCTTGCAGGTGGTGGTGCCGGGAGCCACCGTCGTACTTGAAACGCTGCAGTCCTTCTCCCATCCCCCTAATCCGGCCGTGCCGCAGCCCGTGCTACCCTGCCAAACCTTGAGTACGAGGTTCACGTCCGCCCCCGCGAGCGCGGAGGCGAAATTGGCGTCCACATTCAGGGCGCCGGTCCCCGTGTTGGAAACCGACATCGCAGCCTGGGAGGAGGACTGGCAATTAGCATCCGCCGCTCGGGTGCTTGAGGGCACGACGCGGGCCGCATTCCCATCCGCATCTGGATCGTGCTGGGCGTTGGCTTCCACAAAGAAGAATGCGGCCGAGGTGCAGGGCGACCCATAAGTGACAGAGATGGATTTGGCCGTGGCCACAAACCAGGTCATTGTGGTGGTGACCACGTTGGCCGAGGCAATTGTTCCAAAGAGGATGAAACCCAATAGGAGGAGTGAAATAATGGATACGGATCGCATAACATGGCCTCGACGTGACCTGCCACGCATAAGTCCTTTATAAATGTAATTGTGCGGCGCGCCCCGTTCCTTTAAGTCCTGGAAAAATATCTATTTCTGATATGCCTGGTTCATTCGGGGATTGGCTAGTGGGGGGAAAACAAACCGTATCTTGCACCCCGGAAGAGGCCGCCCGGCGGTTGGAAGCCATTTTGGGGGTGGATCGGACGAGAACCGCGGAAATAGTGGCCATGCGGGCCGCCGAGGTGAAACATACCCTCAGTCGGATGATTCCCACAATGGATGAAAAGGGGGCCCAATGGCTGGAACGTTTGACTCCCCCCCGGAGTGAGGAGGCATTGTTGGCGTACGCGGTGGAAGCCCATCCCTATTTCGAGACGCAAGTAGGGCCCGCGATGCGACCAGGGGCAAACGAAAATTCATCCTCACATTGGTGGGGGGAATTGGAGGAGGCCTTGCTGGATATGCGCCGGGTGGCGGTGCAGAATCTATCCAAGCATCCCGCGCAGAAAGGATTGGGGTTATTGTCCCGCTGGCGAGAGTCCGTTGAGCGTGATGAG
The sequence above is drawn from the Candidatus Diapherotrites archaeon genome and encodes:
- a CDS encoding FixH family protein yields the protein MHVRLTHLLLLILLGLMLPLSVSGAATGVTWIPNLETGYIVTLSYPLCPSATGNTLITASVEGIQFGHPVSDANVFAAILKPDASSVDVNFTNNGDSTYTHSFNFDLNGEYFLQVTAYQGLSGAKGDINGYVYLGALSWTTAFLNNGFDLNIGELGTIRNTITNADGNAVYDINANTTTYYPDGTIADANASMSQLPNGEFVKTFFGPSPAGEYTVASLFTCGNRFVWDNTGTFTVLASPSGGGGGSSGGGSGGSSGGGGGGGTGGGGGASVAKRAQILEVFFQPELAKGAPSGMYARVQNLTTLFTDYLLRYTITTPSSYVITGEKPISDLSPFQSTLFLVDPAFTPIEFGMHHLRMELRSASGVVLYDTYDLNMDVRGEHALTFTISAPSEKSALGLSYPFTVNLFNSGDFQEDNVRVDWYVVDAQQLEYGRSATTLSLSAGETRALEYAPFIPLHAGVGIHTVYVNVYAYNTIQSKTVHFGVTTPNEYYAQLLADLEWRADQLEKTIDDMQRRGFDIADARTQLLAIQSDLAQAKGKLLAGDFETLGPLLIDISTRLSRLGALLATLEQQSPLLSREGLTMLLILGVILLLALLIWFRHHYTHQASALPNPLPKIPFIAPYLKVNRCYIPPQERPKRGNVLIGRILGLIERETPAW
- a CDS encoding nucleoside-diphosphate kinase, with the translated sequence MLERSLILLKPDTVQRGLMGRILCRFEDVGLKIVGCKMVWVDKDHAAAHYADVAQRRGEKVFDQNVRFLTEGPVLAIVVEGIHAIDQVRKMIGPTEPKSALPGTIRGDFTHQSFAYADVHDQVIRNLVHASSSQEDAQREIPLWFTPEEVHTYTSVHDRHVLGK
- the dut gene encoding dUTP diphosphatase, with product MHLRIKKLHPDAILPKYAIPGDAGMDLYANDEYVIQPGERMAVSTGIALALPPGHVGLIWDKSGPPLKNGLHVMGGVLDETYRGEIKIVVINHGKEPITLEKGQKVAQLLIQPIAHPEIEEVTQLDTTIRGDKGFGSTGLK
- a CDS encoding ribosomal L7Ae/L30e/S12e/Gadd45 family protein, which produces MSTVFDVPKALQEQQGEFLSELRKKNGKLRIGVNEVTKAIERDQAKLVVIAQDVNPKELTMHLPLLCKEKKIPYSFMGSKKELGEKSGLGVGTAAVAVVEPGDAQNELETLAKKLMELAK
- a CDS encoding 50S ribosomal protein L24e, giving the protein MDCTFCGNKIAKGTGLLFVKKTGQVFSFCSRKCETNMIKLKRQPRKTRWTKEFAKTKAANIAQRQHEKAKKKEEVSS
- a CDS encoding cytidine/deoxycytidylate deaminase family protein; this translates as MSSFLDKLNYFHRRPSWDEYFMEMTRVVAKRATCDRGRSGCVIVRGKHILTTGYVGSPPGMKHCDEVGHQMKKVVHEDGRESWHCVRTLHAEQNAILQAARQGISLQDTTLYCKMTPCRTCAMLIIGVGITRVLSQGKYHDGAESETMLASAGIKLEYIEDTLQRYRQQ
- a CDS encoding YbaK/EbsC family protein; protein product: MGQSERDAILRTFKEQNIPFEHFTHEPVYTSQQAMAARKGELHNGVKAMVLETERGVVLALLAADLKMDLKRFGEILEFKKVKLASKEIVLEKTGCEPGAVPPFWFSTPLPIYLDESVFDHEWAEFNIGLLTESVRIRTADLRKILPQRLLNFASIPQK
- a CDS encoding 30S ribosomal protein S28e, translated to MSEMGTPAEVVEIVKRTGVHGEITQVLCKILDGPEKGRVKRRNVKGNLKKGDVLVLLNTEREAKEIRAR
- a CDS encoding glycosyltransferase family 2 protein, producing the protein MHQLVIGITTHREPEFIGQTIASVWNADLVGVEKRIIVCANDSNSKKLKENVEAIRLAIHRLNIPKENIVIIQRSISNRPEALNAILTHAWTSKSVALALITGDVTISTYALARLYNELKTNIRLEGVGASIHASRNRKLSENLADIPHQVAGFRYLDGKCLMMRGSAVPKIGHIPSTILNDDLFISLRLGIENVRRIPSARVVYHPPASIRETWKQAVRQWKGVLQLRKMFGRKRVNAFVNPSVLRAFQRGISAYSSLSSKQRMALWAAPVFYSAVKARSYLGRKGGGTWKMQKSTKRGTR